In the genome of Primulina eburnea isolate SZY01 chromosome 13, ASM2296580v1, whole genome shotgun sequence, the window TCATCGAATATTGATTCGATGTTTTGTTTGTTCTTTTCAACATATTATTTAATATCTCATTGTATATGATGACATTatatacataaaaaataatttttcctcTTTTCTacgtattaattaatttatcattataTAATGATGAATTTATATACATAAAAAAACTATTTCCACATTTCAAAATAGaaaaattgtttatttaatattactcACTTACAAAGTTAACTAAGTTATGCCTACCAATTCATTTTGTATTATTAATATGATTGTAACTTAATGGAGCATAGGTGGGTGCATATGGTTGTCACCTCAATTATTAATATTTgtgtttaaattattattattattattattattattattattattattattatattaaaattattttgtgttcgatgaaattattttattggtGAGAATATATTTGATTTAGAGAAATAAATTTTGGAATATAGTAACATCTGTATCAGATTTGTTAGATACAATAATTATTCATGCTAGGTAAAACAATCGAAACGTGATTTTTGAGTtgctttattgttttaaaagattttagtttGTTGTTGCATCTTTACCACCGGtaataacttttggtaaaatgACAAGTGCAtgatcctacaattggtatatAACAAAGCAAAAGTCATGAGATCGATTCTTATCGATTGCAAGGAGTGTAATTATGGGAGTGAGATTGTTGGAGTGTAAAAATTGTCCTTGCTGGATATATCGATCGAACCATGACGATTGAGCTACTataccatttaaaatatttgagttgtatcattACCATCAGCTATACCTTTGGTAAAGTAATATATGCATGGTCTTACAATTGGTATTAGAGCCAATGTCACGAGTTTGATTTTCATTAATTGCAAAGAGTGCAATTGTTGGGTTATAATAATTGTCCCTACTGGATAGAGCAATCGAAACGTGACGCTTGAGCTACTTTacagatttaaaagatttgagttaacATTTAAACATTGTTACCACAagttataacttttggtaaaaagACAAACGCTCTATCCTACAAGATTATTTATATCACGACTCAActaatattacattaatttaactaaataataaagtttgaatttgaaatttttcttaaataaattaaGTCCAACAATTGATGGAAATTATTCAAGAAAACTTTAATTGAGAAAACATTTAAGTAAAcagaataaattatttaattttattttttttcaaaacttgaatcataaattctaaattacaattgaaaaattagaaatacgtcatctttttttttttctattaattcttaattatttttttataatatttgacatTATTCACTATTTAAAAGTGTTTTTATATCTCCTCGGTAACTTTAACTATTATATGGACTTATAAATGctgaaaaattaatttaaaaatgtaGTGACAATAGcttaattatttttgtaatattcgacattattcaaaatattgttttgctatatattattttttaatgatcAGTGAGATTTTGAAAAACATTATCGTTtggttaaataattatataatcatataatattttgtgaatttattaaaaaaaatattctgatCGTGTTGAAAAATGTAGAATTTGAAAGAATATATTTTTGAAGAATGATTGCTGATTATTTTCGACAATTCAATATTAGATGTCTGACTTCCCGAGTTGGAGCTCCTAGCTAGCTTGGAGTTCACTTATCTAAGGAATTTAATTACAAATATTAGAAATAGCTAAATTTAAAAAAtgcatttcaaatatttatgttaTATCAAAGATttattcatatattatatatcatatgTTATATTAAATTGTGTGATACTATATAAAATTCAATGTGAGTAAACAAAATTATGCTATACGAGATATCAAGTAATTCTTTCAACACTAAATTTGGAACAATAAATGTAACGTAGGAAAATGAGCGTTGAATGTTTTACATTTATAAACATAGTTCCCATGCATAATCCCATAACTTTCGCTTCCTAACGCAAAAATCTCCGGTAGATTTATTCCCATGGAGGACCGCCATGGACCGGTCACTGGCTATTCCGTTCCCACCCACAATGGCCCtcccgccgccgccgccgccggtcCTCCTCCTCCTAATGGCTACTACAATTACCAGCCCAACCCTTATTACCACCAACAATATTATCAAGTATCCCAACCCGACTCCGTGCAACGATCTTCCTGCCTCCGCTGCATCTTCGCCTTTGTGATAGGACTATTCCTCATCTTCGGCACAGCCACCTTCATCGTGTGGCTCGTTCTCCGTCCTCAGCTACCCGAGTTCCAGGTCGATTCGTTCTCCCTCTCTAATTTCACGTTCACCAACGAATCCCGCGTGTTCTTGATCTCCGAAATCCATCTCACAGCACGGAATCCCAACAGCAAAATGTCACTCTCCTACGATCACGTCGAGACCGCCGTCTATTACAAACTTGAGTTGCTTTCTAAGACCTCTCTCTCGCCATTTTCACAAGAGAGAAAAAATGAGACACCTCTGGTGGCGAAGTTTGCAGGTGATGGTAGTTTCGTGGAGAAGCCCTTGGTGGATGGCATCAATGGGGAGATTGGCAAGAATGCAAACGTCGGATTCGATCTGAGGTTGCTTTCTTGGATTAACTTCGAGTCCAAGTCTTGGATGAGTAGGAATATTTTGAAGGTGTTTTGCGGGAATTTGGTTGTCGGGATCCCCAGCAACGGAAGGCCCGGCGGGCTGACTGAGGGGCCAAGGCCTTGTCGGGTTGGAATTTGAGGTGACGTTGAATCTTTCTAAATAGATTTTGTGTAATTACTGGATGATAATATCATTGGAGTGTACACTGGAAATTTGATGTTTCTGATTTACGGATTATTTCACCCTAcccctgcaggcactgcctgcagggATACATCCAAGGGTCAGAATTTTTTCtgacccaattttttttttttaatttttttattcccCATGATATGAATCTCAACCCTTGATCCTGAGtgtgggcactgcccccacacccaTGATCGAACCTTCCCTGATTTACCAACGATTAATTAATTCCATAATTTCTTTGTTGTTTCTTAattcatgacatgcatatatTAATTAGATTCATCTTCCtttattctttagagaaataTAATTAGTAGAAATAGTGAAGCTCATAAGAGTTTCATGCATTTCTTTCGTAGGAAATTTTGCCCCTTGATGGACGGACTCAGTGCAAATCGAGTTCTTGATTTGCACCCAACTGTGCGCGTGAAAGAATATTTTGGCCAATCATTCTTATATTTTCACAAAGTGTATTTCCATATAAGTCTAATTACGTTGGTTAAGATTGGATAAAATCTAGCAATTAAATTTAGATAAGATTGTGTATCTTGTGAAATCTTAATGAATTTATAATGAGTTTTTTTTCAATGTAAGACAATTATGCATGCATAGAAGTAAGAAAAGGTTTAAATTTACCCCTCAAGGTGGCC includes:
- the LOC140809929 gene encoding NDR1/HIN1-like protein 26 yields the protein MEDRHGPVTGYSVPTHNGPPAAAAAGPPPPNGYYNYQPNPYYHQQYYQVSQPDSVQRSSCLRCIFAFVIGLFLIFGTATFIVWLVLRPQLPEFQVDSFSLSNFTFTNESRVFLISEIHLTARNPNSKMSLSYDHVETAVYYKLELLSKTSLSPFSQERKNETPLVAKFAGDGSFVEKPLVDGINGEIGKNANVGFDLRLLSWINFESKSWMSRNILKVFCGNLVVGIPSNGRPGGLTEGPRPCRVGI